The DNA window ATGCCGCGACGACCGTTGGAGGTAGGTTTGTATTTTTTGATCGCCATTTCGTTTCCCTCCTCTTCTGATTAAGTTACTTAGACTTCAAAGAATTCGATTTCTTTGCTGTCTGCAGTTAATTTAACAATAGCTTTACGACGTTTGTTAGTATAGCCAGCATGACGACCCATGCGTTTGAACTTGCCTTTATAGTTCATGATGTTGACTTTTTCTACTTTAACGTCAAAGATTTCTTCTACTGCATCTTTAACTTGAGTTTTATTAGCTTTCACGTTTACTTCAAACGTGTACTTTTTCTCTG is part of the Falsibacillus pallidus genome and encodes:
- the rplW gene encoding 50S ribosomal protein L23 codes for the protein MDVRDIIKRPVITERSTDLMAEKKYTFEVNVKANKTQVKDAVEEIFDVKVEKVNIMNYKGKFKRMGRHAGYTNKRRKAIVKLTADSKEIEFFEV